One genomic segment of Halalkalicoccus tibetensis includes these proteins:
- the rnhB gene encoding ribonuclease HII, with translation MFGIDEAGKGPALGPMIAACVSVPDGSVLPEGIDDSKRLAPAKREALAEALHGDDRIAVGLAAIEPARIDDPGTDMNSLTVAAHAEAARQVVEAGMEGVCDAGDVDAARFVRRVSEGLPEGVSLSGEHGADETHRVVGAASVVAKVERDRRIRELEAEYGEVGSGYPSDPRTREFLEEYVGEYGELPACARSSWKTCTDALAAAEQGTLAEF, from the coding sequence GTGTTCGGGATCGACGAAGCGGGAAAGGGCCCCGCCCTGGGACCGATGATCGCCGCCTGCGTGAGCGTCCCCGACGGCTCGGTCCTCCCCGAGGGGATCGACGACTCGAAACGGCTCGCGCCCGCGAAACGCGAGGCGCTCGCCGAGGCCCTCCACGGTGACGACCGGATCGCCGTCGGCCTCGCCGCCATCGAACCGGCGCGGATCGACGACCCGGGAACCGACATGAACTCCCTGACGGTGGCGGCCCACGCCGAGGCCGCCCGGCAGGTGGTCGAGGCGGGGATGGAGGGGGTCTGTGACGCCGGCGACGTCGACGCCGCGCGGTTCGTCCGCCGGGTGAGCGAGGGGCTTCCCGAGGGCGTCTCGCTGTCGGGCGAGCACGGCGCCGACGAAACCCATCGAGTCGTCGGCGCGGCCAGCGTCGTCGCGAAGGTCGAGCGCGACCGACGGATCCGGGAGCTCGAAGCGGAGTACGGCGAGGTGGGAAGCGGCTATCCGAGCGATCCCCGTACCAGAGAGTTCCTCGAGGAGTACGTGGGCGAGTACGGCGAGCTGCCCGCCTGTGCGCGGTCGTCGTGGAAGACCTGTACGGACGCGCTCGCGGCCGCGGAACAGGGGACGCTCGCGGAGTTCTGA
- a CDS encoding DUF5812 family protein: MDEKRGTFLVTHADEGSAVLRDVDTGQVHTLSGHPELESGEAVEGTIAPEPPVEATWSLEGIDERRAIPVEESEEPPTSQEREIAVAQGVGEVTREERAGIGEIHVLTVPPERTDEAVADVLDDEETLARAARYGVNRVEIRAEEGIVSVRYLP, from the coding sequence ATGGACGAGAAACGCGGGACGTTCCTGGTGACGCACGCCGACGAGGGATCGGCCGTCCTCCGTGACGTCGATACCGGCCAGGTCCACACGCTCTCGGGGCACCCCGAGCTGGAATCCGGCGAGGCCGTCGAGGGGACGATCGCGCCCGAGCCGCCCGTCGAGGCGACCTGGTCGCTCGAGGGGATCGACGAGCGCCGGGCGATCCCCGTCGAGGAGAGCGAGGAGCCGCCCACCAGCCAGGAGCGCGAGATCGCCGTCGCCCAGGGCGTCGGCGAGGTCACGCGGGAAGAGCGGGCGGGGATCGGCGAGATCCACGTGCTCACCGTCCCGCCCGAACGGACCGACGAGGCGGTCGCGGACGTGCTCGACGACGAGGAGACCCTCGCGCGGGCGGCCCGCTACGGGGTGAACCGCGTCGAGATCCGCGCGGAGGAGGGGATCGTCAGCGTCCGATACCTGCCCTAA
- a CDS encoding AI-2E family transporter, which produces MNRQRGFLLVVIALSTVVSFVVIRPFLAYVLGALVLAYILLPFHRRLTPHLGERLAALALIPAALVVVIAPLFYLGVVFLRDVTDLARGQTGLDTAEIEDEFEEATGMAIDLDAELAALTGDLIDVLFGSIPSVITTALKGSLGVALVLFLVYYLLKDGPRFVAWMKESTPLPADVTENLFSQIDATTWGVVVGHVFVAVLQAIVGGAGLWFVGIPNYVFWTFVMLVLALLPLIGAFMIWAPAAGYLFLIGEATMGTILLVYGVLVVSMIDNYVRPILIDREAQLNPGVILVGVFGGVYALGFVGLFVGPIVLGVLAASLVTFAEEYDRL; this is translated from the coding sequence ATGAACCGCCAACGCGGCTTTCTCCTGGTGGTCATTGCCCTCTCGACGGTCGTCTCCTTCGTCGTCATCCGGCCCTTTCTCGCCTATGTCCTTGGAGCGCTCGTGCTCGCGTACATCCTGCTGCCCTTCCACCGTCGGCTCACCCCTCACCTCGGCGAGCGCCTCGCCGCCCTGGCGCTGATCCCCGCCGCGCTCGTGGTCGTGATCGCCCCGCTGTTCTACCTCGGGGTCGTCTTCCTCCGGGACGTCACCGACCTCGCGCGCGGCCAGACGGGCCTCGACACCGCCGAGATCGAGGACGAGTTCGAAGAGGCGACCGGGATGGCGATCGACCTCGACGCCGAGCTCGCGGCGCTTACCGGCGACCTGATCGACGTGCTGTTCGGATCGATTCCCAGCGTCATCACGACCGCGTTGAAAGGGTCACTCGGGGTCGCGCTCGTGCTCTTTCTGGTCTACTACCTGCTCAAGGACGGCCCCCGGTTCGTCGCCTGGATGAAGGAGTCGACGCCGCTTCCCGCGGACGTCACCGAGAACCTCTTCTCGCAGATCGACGCGACCACCTGGGGGGTCGTCGTCGGCCACGTCTTCGTCGCGGTGCTGCAGGCGATCGTCGGCGGGGCCGGACTCTGGTTCGTCGGCATCCCCAACTACGTCTTCTGGACGTTCGTGATGCTCGTGCTCGCCCTGCTCCCGCTGATCGGCGCGTTCATGATCTGGGCGCCCGCAGCGGGCTACCTGTTCCTGATCGGCGAGGCGACGATGGGGACGATCCTGCTCGTCTACGGCGTGCTCGTCGTGAGCATGATCGACAACTACGTCCGGCCGATCCTCATCGACCGCGAGGCCCAGTTGAACCCAGGCGTGATCCTCGTCGGCGTCTTCGGCGGCGTCTACGCGCTGGGCTTCGTCGGCCTGTTCGTCGGCCCGATCGTGCTCGGCGTGCTCGCGGCGTCGCTGGTCACCTTCGCCGAGGAGTACGACCGACTCTGA
- the secF gene encoding protein translocase subunit SecF has protein sequence MLDSMVPEISYSRYSDRQLAAVPLAVLALSLLVIAGMWATTGTPVNPGIDFTGGTELQLQTDASEAEIEATFETEPESIQPIAAQENEYIVTFQSTDTAAIEQQATDAGFSVTSISSTSAAFGAETQLQAVVGVAIAFVGMSVLVALMFRTFVPSVAVVLSAFSDIAIPVALMNLFDIQLSLGTVAALLMLIGYSVDSDLLLNNHVLRRHGDFYESTARAMRTGVTMTTTAIIAMLVMTAVATLFAIPLLPAVGLVLVFGLLADLMNTYLLNVSLLRWYKYEGVAR, from the coding sequence ATGCTCGATTCGATGGTACCGGAGATCTCCTACTCCCGGTACTCGGACCGCCAGCTCGCGGCGGTTCCCCTCGCGGTTCTCGCGCTCTCGCTTCTCGTCATCGCTGGCATGTGGGCCACGACGGGGACGCCGGTCAACCCCGGGATCGACTTCACGGGCGGAACCGAACTCCAGCTCCAGACCGACGCCTCCGAGGCCGAGATCGAGGCGACCTTCGAGACCGAGCCCGAGTCGATCCAGCCCATCGCCGCCCAGGAGAACGAGTACATCGTCACCTTCCAGTCGACCGACACCGCCGCGATAGAACAGCAGGCGACCGACGCCGGCTTCTCGGTCACCTCCATCTCCAGCACCTCGGCCGCCTTCGGCGCCGAGACCCAGCTCCAGGCGGTGGTCGGCGTCGCGATCGCCTTCGTCGGGATGAGCGTCCTGGTCGCGCTCATGTTCCGGACGTTCGTCCCCTCGGTCGCGGTCGTGCTCTCGGCCTTTTCGGACATCGCGATCCCCGTCGCGCTGATGAACCTCTTCGACATCCAGCTCTCGCTTGGCACCGTCGCTGCCCTCCTGATGCTGATCGGCTACAGCGTCGACTCGGATCTCCTGTTGAACAACCACGTGTTGCGCCGCCACGGCGACTTCTACGAGAGCACCGCCCGGGCGATGCGCACGGGGGTGACGATGACGACCACGGCGATCATCGCGATGCTCGTGATGACCGCCGTCGCGACGCTGTTCGCGATCCCGCTGTTGCCCGCGGTCGGGCTCGTGCTCGTCTTCGGGCTGCTCGCGGACCTGATGAACACCTATCTCCTCAACGTGAGCCTGCTTCGCTGGTACAAGTACGAGGGCGTCGCGCGATGA
- a CDS encoding preprotein translocase subunit SecD, whose product MIGKARKHWRITLMVVLVVISAGILFAPGFADDDVEGDAAAVDTGATNLQFGLELSGGTRVRAPLAGLTADGLAVEAGQEAEIETQVAEELDINARDVNAYPGEPDVDDDGIIELTTDTVSEEEFLAALRAVGHEPDEGGISQGVTEQTVDDAVEVLEDKLQESPFATGDVQKSTSSTGEHFVVVEVPGQDRETVIDLIEDRGFVEVNAHHPTDDGYESATAIQPEDIQSVGQPEDEPPHGPHVRIALSEEGAQSFTETMQETGFTQEGYGTCQWPSDEDGAPEQEPDDPGYCLVTTVDGEVVYAASLGEDLAAGMESGAYLNDRSFVMTGQSIEDVRNLRVNLLAGETPAPLDVEAGTQYYLEPSLAEDFKLYSLVTGLISMLAVSGVVAARYGRPRVAGPMILTASAEVFLLLGFAAMVGYPLDLAAIAGFIAVVGTGVDDLIIIADEILQEGDVSTNRVFESRFRKAFWVIGAAAATTIIAMSPLAFMSLGDLTGFALFTIVGVLIGVLVTRPAYGDILRILLTIER is encoded by the coding sequence ATGATCGGAAAGGCCCGCAAACACTGGCGGATCACCCTGATGGTGGTGCTGGTGGTGATCAGCGCGGGGATCCTGTTCGCTCCGGGGTTCGCCGACGACGACGTCGAGGGCGACGCGGCGGCCGTCGACACGGGCGCGACGAACCTCCAGTTCGGCCTCGAACTCTCGGGCGGGACGCGCGTGCGCGCCCCGCTTGCCGGCCTGACCGCCGACGGCCTCGCCGTCGAGGCCGGCCAGGAGGCCGAGATCGAGACCCAGGTCGCCGAGGAGCTCGACATCAACGCCCGCGACGTCAACGCCTATCCGGGCGAGCCCGACGTCGACGACGACGGGATCATCGAGCTCACGACCGACACCGTGAGCGAGGAGGAGTTCCTCGCGGCGCTGCGGGCCGTCGGCCATGAGCCCGACGAGGGCGGGATCAGCCAGGGCGTGACCGAGCAGACCGTCGACGACGCCGTCGAGGTCTTGGAGGACAAGCTTCAGGAGTCGCCGTTCGCGACGGGCGACGTCCAGAAGTCGACCTCCTCGACCGGCGAGCACTTCGTCGTCGTCGAGGTGCCCGGCCAGGACCGAGAGACGGTGATCGACCTGATCGAGGACCGCGGGTTCGTCGAGGTCAACGCCCACCATCCGACCGACGACGGCTACGAGTCGGCCACCGCGATCCAGCCCGAGGACATCCAGTCGGTCGGCCAGCCCGAGGACGAGCCGCCCCACGGACCGCATGTGCGCATCGCGCTGAGCGAGGAGGGCGCACAGTCGTTCACCGAGACGATGCAGGAGACGGGCTTCACCCAGGAGGGCTACGGCACCTGTCAGTGGCCGAGCGACGAGGACGGCGCCCCCGAACAGGAGCCCGACGATCCGGGCTACTGTCTGGTGACCACCGTCGACGGCGAGGTGGTCTACGCGGCGAGCCTCGGCGAGGACCTCGCGGCGGGCATGGAGTCGGGCGCCTACCTCAACGACCGCTCGTTCGTCATGACCGGCCAGTCGATCGAGGACGTGCGCAACCTCCGGGTCAACCTGCTGGCCGGCGAGACGCCCGCGCCGCTGGACGTCGAGGCGGGCACGCAGTACTACCTCGAACCCAGCCTCGCGGAGGACTTCAAGCTCTACTCGTTGGTGACGGGCCTGATCTCGATGCTCGCCGTCTCGGGCGTGGTCGCGGCCCGCTACGGCCGCCCCCGGGTCGCCGGCCCGATGATCCTCACCGCGAGCGCCGAGGTCTTCCTGCTGCTCGGCTTCGCCGCGATGGTCGGCTATCCGCTGGACCTGGCGGCGATCGCGGGCTTCATCGCCGTGGTCGGGACGGGGGTCGACGACCTGATCATCATCGCCGACGAGATCCTCCAGGAGGGCGACGTCTCCACGAACAGGGTGTTCGAGTCCCGGTTCAGGAAGGCGTTCTGGGTGATCGGTGCCGCGGCGGCGACGACGATCATCGCCATGTCGCCGCTGGCGTTCATGAGCCTCGGCGACCTCACCGGCTTCGCGCTCTTTACCATCGTCGGCGTATTGATCGGGGTGCTGGTCACCCGACCCGCCTACGGCGACATCCTCAGGATCCTCCTGACGATCGAGCGATGA